The following are encoded together in the Equus asinus isolate D_3611 breed Donkey unplaced genomic scaffold, EquAss-T2T_v2 contig_197, whole genome shotgun sequence genome:
- the LOC139043295 gene encoding ral guanine nucleotide dissociation stimulator-like, protein MRALRAGMMQRLSETVLSAFPSRVLRSVITSLCSYSGSSTAHQVLDQLFPRSHLPSIPGDALIPFGTHGGSLAHCVRDAGGQDHLPNAIYFLLGTWLGQGQDCREPLRFPSWTLQLATLHVSFGGSHVEGHAYLLPGHLEHLKAIEAERKEPAPKLLPLPEPEPVPAPGLEPAAPPVSPRVVELEPAAPESATPGPEQGPPLEAAPEPSCPRAVTTEDQLREEKLNILDFPPQLVAEQLTRMAAELFKTLVPAHCLGSIWSECDNREREYLAPTVRDSVMHDNTVANCILVTCLGDPSMTARDRARVVELWIRVAEECRGLRNFCSLHTIPSALQSPDIARLQDTWGQVSRESSRTWKKWVRREKRVSRELLVQEATSVLKTAERARQGAQERQRQQGVVPSLVTFFHSLELLDATMEDYVEGNVLNCRKWNEQFKLMDEIELLQEAANLYTVQPDEHFGAWFQAVEPLSKEESYSLSCQLEPRYHWVRKIRLFFKGKKNRSGQSECPDRQWLKPWAQETFRLSVGLGRQTAGPGFQLHC, encoded by the exons atgcgtgccctccgggcaggcatgatgcagaggctctcagagactgtgctgtcagccttccccagcagagtcctccgcagtgtcatcacctccctctgcagctactcaggctccagcacagcccaccaggtgctggaccagctgtttcccag gtcccatctaccctccatcccgggcgatgccctcatcccctttgggacacatggaggcagcttggcccattgcgtgcgggatgctggaggacaggaccacctcccaaa tgctatctatttcctgctgggaacttggctgggccaagggcaggattgcagggagcccctgcggtttccctcttggaccctgcagctggccactctgcacgtcagctttggtggctcccacgtggagggccatgcctaccttctgccaggccacctggagcatctcaaggccattgaggccgaacggaaag agccagctccaaagctcctgccacttccagagccagagccagtgccagcccccgggctggagccagctgcacctccagtctcaccacgtgtggtagagctggagccagcagcccctgagtcggccactccaggaccagagcaagggccaccattagaggcagccccagagcccagctgcccccgggccgtgaccaccgaggaccagctgcgggaggagaagctgaacatcttggacttccctccccagctggtggcagagcagctgacgaggatggctgcg gagctgttcaagacgttggtgcccgcccactgcctcggctccatctggtccgagtgcgacaacagggaacgagagtacctggcacccactgtccgtgacagtgtgatgcacgacaacaccgtggccaattgcatcctcgtcacctgccttggggaccccagcatgacagcgcgggacagggccagggtggttgagctgtggatcagggtggctgag gagtgtcgaggcctcaggaacttctgttccctccacacaatcccttctgccctgcagagccctgacattgcccgtctccaagacacctggggacaagtttccag ggagagttctcgaacctggaagaagtgggtcaggagagagaaacgcgtgagcagggagctgctagtgcag gaggcgacctccgtgttaaagactgcagagagggcccgccagggtgcccaggagaggcagcggcagcag ggtgtcgtcccctccctggtgacgttcttccattccctggagctgctggacgctacgatggaggattatgtggag ggcaatgtgctcaactgtcggaaatggaatgag caattcaaactgatggacgagatcgagctgctccaggaggctgcaaatctgtacaccgtgcagcccgacgagcactttggggcctggttccaggccgtggagcccctgagcaaggaggagag ctacagcctgtcctgccagctggagccccgataccactgggtcagaaagattcgactcttcttcaaaggcaagaagaaccgctcaggccagagtgagtgtccagaccggcagtggctgaaaccatgggctcaggaaacattcaggctgagcgtgggcctggggaggcagacagctggccctgggttccagctccactgctga